From Mya arenaria isolate MELC-2E11 chromosome 12, ASM2691426v1, the proteins below share one genomic window:
- the LOC128212548 gene encoding mini-chromosome maintenance complex-binding protein-like: MPSIEDWINNPLGAIQNIFDKQKSLDSSGVRDYFAEKLKTKNSITWIPSLNDTSLHSLKANSLVRFRCMVQDMFDPEFYLGSYEVCDGASGNTSMRSGKYKDIAECGANQTINVDSENNVTMDRMTLYCVPVPGEVEWVKKVNSDMSKVKTKCYPSTSKTPTRTKRNLDDDPMEVTPDPSSAPVGQCQGSATGSGDSVGMETDGGEAKRQQTSATRPDAGSSQVPDLNFPLPDEKGPACLVKVYDEIDAFKVNDVVEFVGVLSVDPALARFDNDSEESSLLGGVEENPEEVYAHAPPPSLVPRLHAVLCNRLSHVNPLVPKTKSEDYITVLETSQGEITALREELLSILEHCLLGDRLAAEYILCYLVATVYGRSDAIPLGKFSLNLSNTPRSTSYAGLLHFLISNLVTQTYLLPMSLDNMNKLAFSPKKDYTANRLKSGLLQLAEHTNLVVDETALEPGQLDVNGVRNLSALGNMINWQKVEYDFNFHKQDFHSNVQALVLSEGKSLLTTDCLLPLKHGNIPESLRDHFALLDPRLTEDFLARCRTYLGLAKHMEYSLPDEIQKKIQEDFVNLRKEDAKSMTVDDFHSLLCLTRLLSLSELKASPTGEIWSRAKTMEQQRKQRVTGMPSREQAV, from the exons ATGCCTAGCATAGAAGACTGGATAAACAACCCATTAGGAgccattcaaaatatatttg ACAAACAGAAGTCTTTGGACAGCTCTGGAGTACGTGACTACTTTGCTGAGAAGCTTAAAACCAAAAACTCTATAACATGG ATTCCCAGCTTGAACGATACCAGTCTGCATTCCCTAAAGGCAAACTCGCTTGTACGGTTTCGATGCATGGTTCAAGATATGTTCGACCCAGAGTTTTACCTGGGCTCTTATGAAGTTTGTGATGGAGCATCAGGGAATACATCCATGCGTTCGGGCAAATACAAGGATATAGCTGAGTGCGGG GCTAACCAAACCATCAATGTAGATTCAGAAAACAACGTAACAATGGACCGTATGACGCTTTACTGTGTTCCTGTACCTGGAGAGGTGGAATGGGTCAAGA AAGTAAACTCAGACATGAgcaaagtgaaaacaaaatgttatccTTCCACATCAAAGACACCAACTCGCACCAAACGTAACCTTGACGACGACCCAATGGAGGTGACCCCTGATCCTAGTAGTGCCCCTGTAGGTCAATGTCAGGGTTCAGCTACAGGGAGTGGGGACAGTGTTGGGATGGAAACAGACGGAGGGGAGGCTAAAAGACAGCAGACAAGCGCTACCAGACCAG ATGCAGGTTCCTCACAGGTACCTGACCTAAATTTCCCACTGCCAGATGAGAAAGGGCCCGCCTGTCTTGTGAAGGTTTATGATGAGATCGATGCGTTCAAGGTCAACGATGTTGTTGAGTTTGTTGGTGTACTCTCCGTGGATCCAGCCTTAGCTCGATTTGATAATGACAG TGAGGAGTCCAGCCTGCTTGGGGGTGTTGAGGAGAATCCAGAGGAGGTATATGCCCATGCCCCACCCCCTTCCCTGGTGCCACGCCTCCATGCTGTGCTTTGTAACCGCCTATCTCATGTGAACCCTCTTGTGCCAAAAACAAAGTCTGAGGATTACATAACTG tactTGAGACAAGTCAAGGGGAAATAACTGCTTTGAGGGAAGAGTTACTGTCCATATTGGAACATTGTTTGCTTGGGGACAGGCTGGCTGCTGAATACATACTGTGTTACCTTGTAGCCACTGT GTATGGCCGTTCAGATGCTATCCCTCTGGGCAAGTTCAGTCTAAATCTGAGCAACACACCGAGGTCAACCTCTTATGCTGGGCTGCTGCATTTCCTCATATCCAACCTTGTTACTCAA ACCTACCTCCTACCTATGTCACTGGACAATATGAACAAACTGGCATTCTCCCCTAAAAAGGACTACACAGCAAACAGGCTTAAATCTGGACTCCTTCAACTGGCCGAGCATACTAATCTCGTGGTTGATGAGACAGCCCTAGAGCCTGGGCAACTGGATGTTAATG GTGTTCGGAATCTGTCTGCCCTTGGCAATATGATCAACTGGCAGAAGGTTGAGTATGATTTCAACTTCCACAAGCAAGATTTTCATTCCAATGTGCAAGCCCTGGTCCTCTCTGAAGGAAAATCTTTACTTACG ACTGATTGCCTGCTACCCCTGAAGCATGGCAACATTCCTGAAAGCCTGAGGGACCACTTTGCCTTGCTTGACCCACGGCTGACTGAGGACTTTCTTGCTAGGTGTCGGACATACCTTGGACTGGCAAAACATATGGAGTATTCGCTACCAGATGAAATACAGAAG aaaattcaGGAAGACTTTGTTAACTTGAGGAAAGAAGACGCAAAGAGCATGACCGTTGATGATTTCCACTCCTTGCTGTGTCTGACAAG ATTGCTTTCCCTATCTGAGTTGAAAGCAAGTCCTACTGGAGAGATTTGGAGCCGGGCCAAGACCATGGAACAACAGAGAAAGCAGAGAGTGACGGGGATGCCTTCTAGGGAGCAGGCAGTTTGA